The proteins below are encoded in one region of Helicoverpa armigera isolate CAAS_96S chromosome 11, ASM3070526v1, whole genome shotgun sequence:
- the LOC110370158 gene encoding RNA exonuclease 5 — protein MSKIISHPATTSRKRRAQNELEKASADSEQTNKSDKELKKKKKQCPNFRLKANGENASLSIGSSERVPLTLTDIQYLLLHSLLGNLNLTDSPRWYVLDRCEGIKKTACLILEGISIEHWNTYCSEYENTKNIFNDLVEVLTPSIYGGSLVQELALVPLSESEKDTIIQKYGSMNLALEARKDLNIMMKAVFPIGEENTNEVVSTTEDKFPRTQLVLSAWQLIEENYPLPLKGKLSDAYADYVLTKDEYAPVTASSPLFGIDCEMCLTNAGSELTRISVVNEKHELVYESLVKPYNSITDYLTRFSGITKSLLSNVTKRLQDVQNDLRGILPPDAILVGQSLNTDMHALKMMHPYIIDTSLLYNFAGERNRKPKLKTLAREFLQENIQMGKDGHCSTEDSLAALKLVQLKLSKSLEFGDAVHTNREKFKENIIRMVKTPQYALSIFNHMLEQKKSSVIIGCDDITGDYHTYLTQAKESMSAHLKKGNPKKIKLATVDSVDEVISSFTESAKDYNLTMAHLKLNFGADENREAMKKIDMWIKTIWDSLVSSSLCVIVFGGTTNSNGLALVKVKNT, from the exons AtgagtaaaattatttcacatcCTGCTACTACATCGAGGAAGAGACGAGCTCAAAATGAATTGGAAAAAG CATCTGCAGACAGTGAACAAACCAATAAATCAGACAaggaattaaagaaaaaaaagaaacaatgtcCAAATTTTCGATTGAAGGCAAATGGTGAGAATGCTTCTTTGTCAATTGGAAGCAGTGAAAGAGTTCCGTTAACGCTTACGGACattcaatatttgttgttacaCTCACTGCTGGGAAATCTTAATCTAACTGATTCACCGCGTTGGTATGTTCTGGACAGGTGTGAGGGAATAAAGAAAACAGCTTGTTTAATTTTGGAAGGCATATCTATAGAACACTGGAATACATACTGCAGTGAatatgaaaacacaaaaaatatatttaatgatttGGTTGAAGTTTTAACTCCATCCATTTACGGAGGTTCACTTGTCCAAGAACTTGCTCTAGTACCATTATCAGAGTCGGAAAAGGATACTATCATTCAAAAATATGGGAGCATGAACTTAGCACTTGAAGCCAGGAAAGATCTAAACATAATGATGAAGGCTGTGTTTCCTATTGGTGAGGAAAACACAAATGAAGTTGTTTCAACAACGGAAGACAAATTTCCTAGAACCCAACTAGTCTTATCAGCTTGGCAGTTGATAGAGGAAAACTATCCATTACCTTTGAAGGGAAAATTAAGTGATGCATATGCAGACTATGTACTCACTAAAGATGAATATGCACCAGTTACTGCATCATCACCATTGTTTGGCATTGACTGTGAAATGTGCTTAACCAATGCAGGTTCAGAACTGACTAGGATCTCAGTGGTAAATGAAAAGCATGAATTAGTGTATGAATCATTAGTGAAGCCTTATAATAGTATAACAGATTATTTAACCAGGTTTTCAGGtattacaaaatcattattaaGCAATGTTACTAAACGTCTCCAAGATGTCCAGAATGATTTAAGAGGGATATTACCTCCTGATGCTATTTTAGTGGGCCAGTCACTAAACACAGACATGCATGCCTTAAAAATGATGCATCCATATATTATTGATACAAGTTTACTGTATAATTTTGCTGGTGAAAGaaatcgaaaacctaaactcaaaACTTTGGCAAGAGAGTTCTtacaagaaaatattcaaatgggTAAGGATGGTCACTGTTCCACTGAAGATTCTTTAGCAGCATTAAAATTAGTACAGTTAAAACTTAGTAAAAGCCTGGAATTTGGAGATGCTGTGCATACAAATAGAGAGAAATTTAAAGAGAATATTATAAGAATGGTAAAAACACCACAGTATGCCTTGTCCATATTTAATCATATGCTGGAACAGAAGAAATCATCTGTTATAATAGGCTGTGATGATATAACTGGTGACTATCACACATACTTAACCCAAGCAAAGGAAAGCATGTCTGCTCATCTAAAAAAGGGTAATCCTAAGAAGATTAAACTGGCGACTGTTGACAGTGTGGATGAAGTAATTTCATCTTTCACTGAATCTGCAAAGGATTATAACTTGACAATGGCTCATTTGAAACTTAATTTTGGTGCTGATGAGAATAGAGAAGCCATGAAGAAAATTGACATGTGGATTAAAACAATTTGGGATAGTCTTGTGTCATCCTCTTTGTGTGTTATTGTGTTTGGTGGGACTACAAACAGCAATGGACTGGCATTAGTGAAAGTGaaaaacacataa
- the LOC135117470 gene encoding acyl-protein thioesterase 1-like has product MEPNPVIIAATAKQTASLIFLHGLGDTGHGWANTIAALRGPHIKVICPTAATMPVTLNAGFRMPSWFDLRTLDATAPEDEEGILRATDLVHRLIANEIKAGILPNRILLGGFSQGGALALHAGLTYPEPLAGVMSLSCWLPRHAHFPDAVKVPAEMLIFQAHGDCDPVVPFKWGQMTASFLKTFMKNVDFTTYQGLTHSSSEAELKDMRAFIAKTLG; this is encoded by the exons ATGGAACCAAATCCTGTAATTATTGCTGCTACAGCTAAACAAACGGCATCT CTTATATTTCTTCATGGTCTGGGTGACACTGG CCATGGGTGGGCAAATACTATCGCGGCTCTCCGTGGGCCCCACATAAAAGTAATATGTCCGACAGCTGCAACTATGCCAGTGACGTTAAATGCGGGTTTCCGTATGCCGTCATGGTTTGATTTACGGACTCTGGATGCTACTGCTCCTGAAGATGAAGAGGGTATATTGAGAGCTACTGACCTTGTTCACCGTCTCATTGCCAATGAAATTAAA GCTGGAATACTTCCTAATAGAATACTGTTGGGTGGATTTTCTCAAGGAGGAGCTTTGGCTCTTCATGCTGGTTTGACATATCCAGAACCTCTTGCTGGAGTAATGTCCTTGTCCTGCTGGTTACCCAGACATGCCCACTTTCCTGATGCAGTGAAGGTTCCTGCAGAAATGCTG ATATTTCAAGCTCACGGTGACTGTGACCCAGTCGTTCCATTCAAATGGGGACAAATGACAGCTTCATTCCTCAAGACATTTATGAAGAATGTTGACTTCACAACATACCAAGGATTGACACATAGTTCTTCAGAAGCAGAACTTAAAGATATGAGAGCATTTATAGCAAAAACTCTGGGTTAA